In Kitasatospora gansuensis, a genomic segment contains:
- a CDS encoding arginine repressor, producing MTVPNPDQPAAGPTSQVPQTRTARHRRIVDLLTRQPVRSQSQLAKLLADDGLVVTQATLSRDLDELGAVKIRNRDGALIYAVPAEGGDRTPRAPMGESATEGRMARLAGELMVSATASGNLVVLRTPPGAAQFLASAIDQAEVFEIIGTIAGDDTVLLISRDPFGGQALADHLMQLAQAKAQ from the coding sequence ATGACCGTACCCAACCCCGACCAGCCCGCCGCCGGGCCGACCTCGCAGGTCCCGCAGACCCGCACCGCACGGCACCGGCGGATCGTGGACCTGTTGACCCGTCAGCCCGTCCGCTCACAGAGCCAGCTGGCCAAGCTGCTCGCCGACGACGGACTCGTGGTCACCCAGGCCACCCTCTCCCGGGACCTGGACGAACTGGGTGCGGTGAAGATCCGGAACCGGGACGGCGCGCTCATCTACGCCGTCCCGGCCGAGGGCGGGGACCGCACCCCGCGCGCCCCGATGGGGGAGTCCGCCACCGAGGGCCGGATGGCCCGGCTGGCGGGCGAGCTGATGGTGTCCGCCACCGCCTCCGGCAACCTGGTGGTGCTCCGCACGCCGCCGGGCGCGGCGCAGTTCCTCGCCTCGGCGATCGACCAGGCCGAGGTCTTCGAGATCATCGGCACCATCGCCGGCGACGACACCGTCCTGCTGATCAGCCGCGACCCCTTCGGCGGTCAGGCCCTGGCCGACCATCTGATGCAGCTGGCCCAGGCCAAGGCGCAGTAG
- a CDS encoding argininosuccinate synthase, protein MTERVVLAYSGGLDTSVCIGWIAEETGAEVIAVAVDVGQGGEDLDAIRQRALDCGAVAAEVADARDEFANEYCLPALKANALYQGQYPLVSALSRPAIVKHLVAAAKKHGATTVAHGCTGKGNDQVRFEVGIQSLAPELKCIAPVRDYAMTRDKAIAFAEAKNLPIVTTKKNPYSIDQNVFGRAVETGFLEDIWNAPIEDVYEYTQNPATPREADEVVITFEAGVPVAIDGRKVTVLQAIEELNKRAGAQGVGRLDMVEDRLVGIKSREIYEAPGAIALITAHQALENVTVERELARYKRQVEQRWAELVYDGLWFSPLKRALDGFLNEANQVVSGEIRMVLHGGRAVVNGRKSDQSLYDFNLATYDTGDTFDQSMSKGFIEIFGMSSKIAARRDLA, encoded by the coding sequence GTGACCGAGCGCGTCGTACTCGCCTACTCGGGCGGTCTGGACACGTCCGTCTGCATCGGCTGGATCGCCGAGGAGACGGGCGCCGAGGTCATCGCCGTCGCCGTCGACGTCGGCCAGGGCGGCGAGGACCTGGACGCGATCCGTCAGCGCGCGCTGGACTGCGGCGCCGTCGCGGCCGAGGTCGCCGACGCCCGTGACGAGTTCGCCAACGAGTACTGCCTGCCGGCCCTCAAGGCCAACGCCCTCTACCAGGGCCAGTACCCGCTGGTCTCGGCGCTGTCCCGGCCGGCCATCGTCAAGCACCTGGTCGCCGCCGCCAAGAAGCACGGCGCCACCACGGTCGCCCACGGCTGCACCGGCAAGGGCAACGACCAGGTCCGGTTCGAGGTCGGCATCCAGTCGCTGGCCCCCGAGCTGAAGTGCATCGCCCCGGTCCGCGACTACGCGATGACCCGGGACAAGGCGATCGCTTTCGCCGAGGCGAAGAACCTCCCGATCGTCACCACCAAGAAGAACCCGTACTCGATCGACCAGAACGTCTTCGGTCGGGCCGTCGAGACCGGCTTCCTCGAGGACATCTGGAACGCCCCGATCGAGGACGTCTACGAGTACACCCAGAACCCGGCCACCCCGCGCGAGGCGGACGAGGTCGTCATCACCTTCGAGGCCGGTGTCCCGGTGGCCATCGACGGCCGCAAGGTGACGGTGCTTCAGGCGATCGAGGAGCTCAACAAGCGCGCGGGCGCCCAGGGCGTCGGCCGGCTCGACATGGTCGAGGACCGCCTGGTCGGCATCAAGTCCCGGGAGATCTACGAGGCCCCCGGCGCGATCGCGCTGATCACCGCGCACCAGGCGCTGGAGAACGTCACCGTCGAGCGCGAGCTGGCCCGCTACAAGCGGCAGGTCGAGCAGCGCTGGGCCGAGCTGGTCTACGACGGCCTGTGGTTCTCCCCGCTCAAGCGCGCGCTGGACGGCTTCCTGAACGAGGCCAACCAGGTCGTCTCCGGCGAGATCCGGATGGTCCTGCACGGCGGTCGCGCCGTGGTGAACGGCCGCAAGTCGGACCAGTCGCTGTACGACTTCAACCTCGCCACCTACGACACCGGCGACACCTTCGACCAGTCGATGTCCAAGGGCTTCATCGAGATCTTCGGCATGTCGTCGAAGATCGCCGCCCGCCGCGACCTGGCCTGA
- a CDS encoding acetylornithine transaminase: MTNTQLTQRWQHSLMDNYGTPRIPLVRGAGSTFWDADGNEYLDLVGGIAVNSLGTAHPAVVEAVTAQIGQLGHVSNLFIAEPTVRLAERLLELFGRAGGRVFFCNSGAEANEAAFKISRLTGRTHLVSLEGSFHGRTMGALSLTAQPAKQTPFVPLPGDVTYVPFGDIEALRAAVTTETAAVFLEPIQGENGAVPLPEGYLTAAREITRATGTLLVLDEVQTGIGRTGHWFAHQAYEGVEPDIITLAKGLGGGLPIGATVAFGEAAELFHAGHHGTTFGGNPVVAAAGLAVLDTIVADGLLAHVQKVGEQLRTGIEAIGSPLVDHVRGAGLLLGIVLTAPVAGKVQAAAQQAGFLVNAAVPDAVRLIPPLVLTEQEADRFLAALPEILSSVAPDANV, encoded by the coding sequence ATGACGAACACTCAGCTCACCCAGCGGTGGCAGCACTCGCTGATGGACAACTACGGCACCCCCCGGATCCCGCTGGTGCGGGGCGCGGGCTCGACCTTCTGGGACGCGGACGGCAACGAGTACCTGGACCTGGTCGGCGGGATCGCGGTGAACTCGCTCGGCACCGCCCACCCGGCCGTCGTCGAGGCGGTCACCGCGCAGATCGGCCAACTCGGCCACGTCTCCAACCTGTTCATCGCCGAGCCGACCGTCCGGCTGGCCGAGCGGCTGCTGGAGCTGTTCGGCCGCGCGGGCGGCCGGGTGTTCTTCTGCAACTCCGGCGCCGAGGCCAACGAGGCCGCCTTCAAGATCAGCCGGCTGACCGGCCGGACGCACCTGGTCTCCCTCGAGGGCAGCTTCCACGGCCGGACCATGGGCGCCCTGTCGCTCACCGCCCAGCCCGCCAAGCAGACCCCGTTCGTACCGCTGCCCGGTGACGTCACGTACGTCCCGTTCGGCGACATCGAGGCGCTCCGGGCGGCCGTCACCACCGAGACCGCCGCCGTCTTCCTGGAGCCGATCCAGGGCGAGAACGGCGCGGTCCCGCTGCCCGAGGGCTATCTGACGGCGGCTCGGGAGATCACCCGGGCCACCGGCACCCTGCTGGTGCTGGACGAGGTGCAGACCGGCATCGGCCGGACCGGCCACTGGTTCGCCCACCAGGCGTACGAGGGCGTCGAGCCGGACATCATCACGCTGGCCAAGGGCCTCGGCGGCGGTCTGCCGATCGGCGCCACGGTGGCGTTCGGGGAGGCCGCCGAGCTGTTCCACGCGGGTCACCACGGCACCACCTTCGGCGGCAACCCGGTGGTCGCTGCGGCGGGTCTGGCGGTGCTCGACACGATCGTCGCCGACGGGCTGCTGGCGCACGTGCAGAAGGTCGGCGAGCAGCTGCGCACCGGTATCGAGGCGATCGGCTCCCCGCTGGTCGACCATGTCCGGGGCGCGGGCCTGCTGCTGGGCATCGTGCTCACCGCACCGGTCGCGGGGAAGGTGCAGGCGGCCGCCCAGCAGGCCGGATTCCTGGTCAACGCCGCCGTGCCGGACGCCGTCCGGCTGATCCCCCCGCTGGTCCTGACCGAGCAGGAGGCGGACCGCTTCCTGGCCGCTCTGCCGGAGATCCTGAGCAGCGTCGCCCCCGACGCGAACGTCTGA
- the argH gene encoding argininosuccinate lyase, with the protein MTADQNADVRLWGARFADGPSEALAKLSASVHFDWRLAPYDIAGSKAHARVLHKAGLLSADELTGMLGGLDALLADVASGAFTGTVADEDVHTALERGLLERLGPDLGGKLRAGRSRNDQIATLFRMYLRDHAKIIGGLLLDLQHALVGLAEAHPDTAMPGRTHLQHAQPVLFAHHVLAHVQALGRDAERLRQWDTRTAVSPYGSGALAGSSLGLDPEAVAAELGFERGSVGNSIDGTASRDFVAEFAFVTSMIGINLSRIAEEVIIWNTKEFGFITLHDAFSTGSSIMPQKKNPDIAELARGKSGRLIGNLTGLLATLKALPLAYNRDLQEDKEPVFDSCDTLEVLLPAFTGMMATLTVHRERLEELAPAGFSLATDIAEWLVRQNVPFRVAHEVAGACVKVCEGLGIELSDLTDQQFAEISAHLTPEVRSVLTVHGSIASRNGRGGTAPSAVAAQLAELKADLAVQQEWAQG; encoded by the coding sequence ATGACCGCCGATCAGAACGCCGACGTCCGCCTCTGGGGCGCGCGCTTCGCCGACGGCCCCTCCGAGGCGCTGGCCAAGCTCTCCGCCTCGGTGCACTTCGACTGGCGGCTGGCCCCGTACGACATCGCGGGCTCCAAGGCGCACGCCCGGGTGCTGCACAAGGCCGGGCTGCTCAGCGCGGACGAGCTGACCGGGATGCTCGGCGGGCTGGACGCGCTGCTGGCCGACGTGGCGTCAGGTGCCTTCACCGGCACGGTCGCCGACGAGGACGTGCACACCGCGCTGGAGCGCGGCCTGCTGGAGCGGCTCGGCCCGGACCTGGGCGGCAAGCTGCGGGCCGGCCGGTCGCGGAACGACCAGATCGCCACCCTGTTCCGGATGTACCTGCGGGACCACGCGAAGATCATCGGCGGCCTGCTGCTGGACCTCCAGCACGCGCTGGTCGGCCTGGCCGAGGCGCACCCCGACACCGCGATGCCGGGCCGCACCCACCTCCAGCACGCCCAGCCGGTGCTGTTCGCCCACCACGTCCTCGCCCACGTCCAGGCCCTCGGCCGGGACGCCGAGCGGCTGCGCCAGTGGGACACCCGGACGGCCGTCTCCCCGTACGGCTCCGGCGCGCTGGCCGGCTCCTCGCTCGGCCTGGACCCGGAGGCGGTCGCCGCCGAGCTGGGCTTCGAGCGCGGCTCGGTGGGCAACTCGATCGACGGCACCGCCTCGCGGGACTTCGTGGCCGAGTTCGCCTTCGTCACCTCGATGATCGGGATCAACCTGTCCCGGATCGCCGAGGAGGTGATCATCTGGAACACCAAGGAGTTCGGCTTCATCACGCTGCACGACGCGTTCTCCACCGGATCCTCGATCATGCCGCAGAAGAAGAACCCGGACATCGCCGAGCTGGCCCGGGGCAAGTCCGGCCGCCTGATCGGCAACCTGACGGGTCTGCTGGCCACCCTCAAGGCGCTCCCGCTGGCCTACAACCGGGACCTCCAGGAGGACAAGGAGCCGGTCTTCGACTCCTGCGACACGCTCGAGGTCCTGCTGCCCGCCTTCACCGGCATGATGGCCACCCTGACGGTCCATCGGGAGCGGCTGGAGGAGCTGGCCCCGGCCGGCTTCTCGCTGGCCACCGACATCGCCGAGTGGCTGGTCAGGCAGAACGTCCCGTTCCGGGTCGCGCACGAGGTGGCGGGCGCCTGCGTCAAGGTCTGCGAGGGCCTGGGCATCGAGCTCTCCGATCTGACCGACCAGCAGTTCGCCGAGATCTCCGCGCACCTGACCCCCGAGGTCCGCTCGGTGCTCACCGTGCACGGCTCGATCGCCTCCCGGAACGGCCGGGGCGGCACTGCCCCGTCCGCCGTCGCCGCCCAGCTGGCCGAGCTCAAGGCCGACCTGGCGGTCCAGCAGGAGTGGGCCCAGGGCTGA